One Loxodonta africana isolate mLoxAfr1 chromosome 15, mLoxAfr1.hap2, whole genome shotgun sequence genomic window carries:
- the LOC100654629 gene encoding olfactory receptor 8A1-like translates to MARQNDSTVTEFVLEGLTDRPELQLPLFLLFLGIYGVTVVGNLGMILLIAFNSKLQSPMYFFLGNLSFLDLCYSSVVTPKLLGNFVQEKNVISYPGCMTQLFFFCVFAIAECYMLTAMAYDRYVAICSPLLYNVTMSQKICNMLVSGVYIMASFGAMVHTIFMTRLSFCEDNIICHYFCDILPLLKLSCSSTYINELLVITGGGFDMLVTTVAIIISYVFILSNILQIPSSESRSKAFSTCGSHLTVVGVLYGSMIFMYLKPASSSNTAQKKVASVFYTTVIPVLNPLIYSLRNKDVKNVLSKVMVMRYGLRKGSNQNH, encoded by the coding sequence ATGGCCAGACAGAATGATTCCACAGTCACTGAGTTTGTCCTTGAGGGACTGACGGACAGACCAGAACTTCAGCTGCCTCTCTTCCTCCTGTTCCTAGGGATCTATGGTGTCACTGTAGTGGGAAACTTGGGTATGATCCTCCTCATCGCTTTCAATTCCAAGCTCCAAtcacccatgtacttctttcttggtaatttgtcattcctagatCTGTGTTACTCCTCAGTGGTTACCCCCAAACTCCTGGGAAACTTTGTGcaggaaaaaaatgttatttcctATCCTGGATGTATGACtcagctctttttcttttgtgtttttgcaATTGCTGAGTGCTATATGCTGACTGCCATGGCATATGATAGATATGTAGCTATTTGTAGTCCACTGCTCTACAATGTCACCATGTCCCAAAAGATATGTAATATGCTGGTGAGTGGAGTCTATATCATGGCATCTTTTGGAGCTATGGTCCACACTATTTTCAtgaccaggctttccttctgtgaGGACAATATTATCTGCCATTATTTCTGTGACATACTGCCTCTCCTAAAGCTCTCATGCTCCAGTACCTACATCAATGAGCTTTTGGTGATAACTGGAGGTGGATTCGATATGTTGGTAACAACGGTGGCCATCATCATCTCTTATGTCTTTATACTCTCCAACATTCTTCAAATACCCTCATCTGAGAGCAGGTCTAAAGCATTTAGTACATGTGGCTCTCATCTTACAGTTGTTGGAGTTTTATATGGTTCCATGATATTCATGTATTTAAAACCAGCATCCAGCAGTAACACGGCCCAGAAGAAGGTGGCTTCTGTGTTCTACACCACAGTGATCCCAGTGCTGAACCCTTTGATCTATAGCTTGAGGAATAAGGATGTAAAGAATGTGCTCAGCAAAGTCATGGTTATGAGGTATGGACTACGGAAAGGTAGTAACCAGAACCACTAA